A single Brachionichthys hirsutus isolate HB-005 chromosome 17, CSIRO-AGI_Bhir_v1, whole genome shotgun sequence DNA region contains:
- the papss1 gene encoding bifunctional 3'-phosphoadenosine 5'-phosphosulfate synthase 1: protein METYNTSNKKQKVGNAAENWGMQRATNVTYQAHHVSRNKRGQVVGTRGGFRGCTVWLSGLSGAGKTTVSMALEEYLVCHGIPCYTLDGDNIRQGLNKNLGFSPEDREENIRRIAEVARLFADAGLVCIASFISPYSRDRLNARKIHEAAGLPFFEVFVDAPLDVCEQRDVKGLYKRARAGEITGFTGIDSEYEKPEAPELVLKTDSCSVNDCIQQLIDLLQEKDIVPVDASYEVKELYVQENKLDLAKADAETLPAVQIGKVDMQWVQVLAEGWATPLNGFMREREYLQCLHFDCLLDGGVINLSVPVVLPVSAADKECLDGVTAMALVYEGRRVAILRNPEFYEHRKEERCARQWGTTCKDHPYIKMVMESGDWLVGGDLQVLDRIYWKDGLDQYRLTPTELKQKFKEMNADAVFAFQLRNPVHNGHALLMQDTHKRLIERGYRRPVLLLHPLGGWTKDDDVPLPWRMKQHAAVLEEGILNPDSTIVAIFPSPMMYAGPTEVQWHCRARMVAGANFYIVGRDPAGMPHPNTGRDLYEPTHGAKVLTMAPGLITLEIVPFKVAAYNKVKGAMDFYDPENHQDYNFISGTRMRKMARDGENPPDGFMAPKAWAVLKEYYKSLEKA from the exons ATGGAGACGTATAACACCTCGAACAAGAAACAGAAGGTAGGCAACGCTGCCGAGAACTGG GGAATGCAGCGCGCAACTAACGTCACCTATCAAGCTCATCATGTCAGTCGAAACAAGCGCGGACAAGTCGTGGGCACAAGAGGAGGCTTCAGAGGATGCACTGTTTGGCTAAGTG GTTTGTCCGGCGCAGGGAAGACCACAGTCAGCATGGCGTTGGAGGAGTACCTGGTGTGTCACGGCATCCCCTGCTACACGCTGGATGGAGATAACATCCGTCAGGGCCTCAACAAAAACCTGGGCTTCAGCCCAGAGGACCGCGAGGAGAACATCAGGCGCATTGCCGAGGTCGCCCGCCTTTTTGCCGACGCTGGGCTGGTCTGCATTGCGAGCTTCATATCTCCCTACAGCAGG gatCGCCTCAATGCTCGGAAGATCCACGAAGCTGCAGGCCTGCCTTTCTTTGAGGTGTTTGTGGACGCTCCGCTGGATGTCTGTGAGCAGCGGGATGTGAAGGGACTTTATAAGAGAGCCAGAGCGGGGGAAATAACAG GCTTCACCGGAATCGACTCGGAATACGAGAAGCCAGAAGCCCCTGAGCTGGTGCTGAAGACCGACTCCTGCAGCGTCAACGACTGCATACAGCAGCTTATCGACTTGCTTCAAGAGAag GATATAGTTCCTGTCGACGCGTCTTATGAAGTGAAAGAGCTTTACGTCCAGGAGAATAAACTGGACCTGGCTAAGGCCGATGCGGAGACTCTGCCTGCCGTCCAGATCGGGAAG GTGGACATGCAGTGGGTGCAGGTGTTGGCTGAAGGCTGGGCCACGCCTCTCAATGGcttcatgagagagagagagtatttgCAGTGTCTTCATTTTGACTGTCTGCTGGATG GCGGAGTCATCAACCTGTCTGTGCCTGTGGTGCTGCCggtgtctgctgcagacaagGAGTGTTTGGACGGCGTGACCGCCATGGCCTTGGTTTATGAGGGCAGGCGAGTGGCCATCCTGCGAAACCCAGAGTTTTATGAGCACCGGAAAGAAGAGCGATGCGCACGCCAGTGGGGTACCACGTGCAAGGATCATCCCTACATCAAG ATGGTCATGGAAAGTGGAGACTGGCTGGTCGGGGGAGACCTGCAGGTTCTAGACAGGATCTACTGGAAGGATGGACTGGATCAGTACCGACTGACGCCCACCGAGCTCAAACAGAAGTTTAAAGAAATGAATGCAG ACGCAGTATTTGCCTTCCAGCTCCGCAACCCGGTCCACAACGGCCACGCTCTTCTCATGCAGGACACGCACAAGCGGCTCATTGAGCGCGGCTACCGCCGGCccgtgctgctgctccacccgCTGGGAGGTTGGACCAAGGACGATGACGTCCCGCTGCCCTGGCGAATGAAACAGCACGCCGCCGTGCTGGAGGAGGGCATCCTGAATCCAGACTCCACCATCGTAGCCATCTTTCCTTCGCCCATGATGTACGCTGGGCCGACCGAG GTGCAGTGGCATTGCAGAGCTCGCATGGTGGCTGGAGCCAACTTCTACATCGTGGGCCGGGACCCCGCAGGCATGCCCCACCCCAACACTGGGAGGGACCTGTACGAGCCCACTCACGGGGCCAAGGTCCTCACCATGGCGCCGGGCCTCATCACCCTGGAGATCGTGCCCTTCAAGGTCGCTGCGTACAACAAGGTCAAAGGAGCGATGGACTTTTATGACCCGGAAAA CCATCAAGACTACAACTTCATCTCAGGCACACGCATGCGGAAGATGGCCCGCGACGGAGAGAACCCTCCTGACGGCTTCATGGCGCCAAAGGCGTGGGCGGTGCTTAAAGAATACTATAAATCACTGGAGAAGGCTTGA
- the sgms2a gene encoding phosphatidylcholine:ceramide cholinephosphotransferase 2 yields MACLCFPKNGVCGRSAQTPMASQDLGDARNSGTDLNLNPGMEGDAAGVGGKMCPVHASGGEDTKRGFRKGIGRHNDYVKISVPESKANRLPMEWWKTIIAFFYAGFNLVLTTVVITVVHERVPAKENSPPLPDKFFDYIDRVKWAFTVTEINGMVLMAIWMIQLFFYRYKSIASRRFFFLIGTLYLYRCVTMYITTLPVPGMHMTCAPKLHGDSHAKFQRILQLVSGGGLSITGSHLLCGDFLYSGHTVMLTLTYLFIKEYSPRSFWWYHLMCWLLSAVGVVCILVAHEHYSVDVVVAYFITSRLFWWYHTMANLQTLKCSPNNYLTNTWWNPLFNFLEKNVQTSVPCSYSWPITWPPSCLKNPCKKYNMVQSI; encoded by the exons ATGGCATGCTTGTGCTTCCCCAAGAA CGGTGTCTGTGGACGGTCAGCGCAGACACCCATGGCATCACAGGACCTCGGGGATGCGAGAAACTCTGGCActgatctgaatctgaatccgGGAATGGAGGGCGATGCTGCGGGCGTCGGAGGCAAAATGTGTCCTGTCCACGCGTCGGGTGGAGAGGACACAAAGAGGGGCTTTCGGAAAGGTATCGGGAGGCATAATGACTACGTGAAGATCTCTGTGCCAGAGTCCAAGGCCAACCGTCTGCCCATGGAGTGGTGGAAGACAATTATCGCCTTCTTTTATGCTGGTTTTAACTTGGTCCTCACTACGGTCGTCATTACTGTGGTCCACGAAAGGGTCCCTGCAAAAGAAAACAGCCCTCCTCTACCTGACAAGTTCTTTGATTACATCGACAGGGTCAAGTGGGCATTTACTGTGACTGAGATCAATGGCATGGTGCTCATGGCCATTTGGATGATCCAGTTGTTTTTCTACAGATACAA GTCAATAGCGAGCAGGCGGTTCTTCTTCCTCATTGGCACCCTGTACTTGTATCGCTGTGTCACTATGTACATCACCACCCTGCCTGTACCCGGCATGCATATGACTTGTGCTCCGAAG CTTCATGGAGATTCCCATGCAAAATTTCAACGAATTCTGCAACTGGTCTCAGGAGGCGGTTTGTCCATCACGGGCTCCCATCTCTTGTGCGGAGACTTTCTATACAGCGGACACACTGTGATGCTCACGCTCACCTACCTGTTCATCAAGGAGT actccCCGCGGTCGTTTTGGTGGTACCACCTGATGTGCTGGCTGCTGAGCGCTGTGGGCGTGGTCTGTATTTTGGTGGCCCATGAGCACTACAGTGTGGATGTGGTTGTGGCCTATTTTATCACCTCCCGCCTGTTCTGGTGGTATCACACCATGGCCAACTTGCAG ACTCTGAAATGTTCACCAAACAACTACCTCACCAATACCTGGTGGAACCCGCTGTTCAACTTCCTGGAGAAGAACGTCCAAACCTCGGTGCCATGCTCGTACAGTTGGCCTATCACCTGGCCTCCATCTTGCCTTAAGAACCCTTGCAAGAAATACAACATGGTCCAGAGCATATGA
- the cyp2u1 gene encoding cytochrome P450 2U1, with protein sequence MLSLSWLENLSTSGSLHVAVIAFFLVYNLLSWHQKRRGHVNIPPGPKPWPVVGNLSGFLVPSFIRTIFGQRPVRPDRNALVVFMEQAQMYGDVYSIFVGNQLCVVLNGFEAVKDALSNHSEVFSDRPDIPVITMMTKHKGIVFAPYGPVWRKQRRFCHATLRSFGLGKLSLEPCILEGLATLRAEMLRLSEGSGGAGVDPAPLIGNAVSNVICSLIVGRRFHHKDHEFRSMLDLMIHGLEISVNSRAVLINVCPLLYYLPFGVFKELRRVERDIAVFLKRIISEHRDTLDPAHPRDLTDMYLMEMLARRAAGEENSSFTEDYLFYIIGDLFIAGTDTTANSVLWILLYMVSYPDIQDKVQAEIDEVLGMHRGPSLTDKGSLPFTESTIMEVQRLTTAVPLAIPHMASETTEFRGYVIPKGTVLLPNLWSVHRDPTVWDDPDTFRPTRFLDDEGRLIRKECFMPFGIGRRVCMGEQLAKMELFLTVTYLLQAFKFRIPEGMPLPPLHGRFGLTLAPCPYTVCASLRR encoded by the exons atgttGTCGCTATCATGGCTGGAGAATCTGAGCACTTCCGGGTCGTTGCATGTCGCGGTAATAGCCTTCTTTTTGGTGTATAATTTACTTAGTTGGCATCAGAAACGAAGGGGCCATGTAAACATCCCGCCGGGTCCCAAACCGTGGCCGGTGGTCGGCAATTTAAGCGGCTTTCTAGTCCCGTCTTTCATCCGGACGATATTCGGACAGAGACCGGTTCGACCCGACAGAAACGCGCTGGTGGTCTTCATGGAACAAGCTCAAATGTACGGTGACGTTTACAGCATCTTCGTGGGGAACCAGCTGTGTGTTGTGCTAAATGGCTTTGAAGCGGTCAAGGATGCTCTTTCCAACCATTCCGAGGTGTTCTCCGACAGACCGGATATTCCTGTCATCACTATGATGACCAAGCATAAAG gaaTAGTCTTTGCGCCTTACGGGCCGGTATGGCGAAAGCAGCGGAGGTTCTGCCACGCCACGCTCCGAAGCTTCGGCCTGGGGAAGCTGAGCCTGGAGCCTTGCATCCTGGAAGGCCTGGCCACCCTCAGAGCAGAGATGCTGCGACTGAGTGAGGGATCCGGCGGCGCCGGCGTGGACCCGGCCCCGCTAATCGGCAACGCCGTGTCAAATGTCATCTGCTCGTTGATCGTGGGTCGGCGCTTCCACCACAAGGATCACGAGTTCCGGAGCATGCTGGACCTGATGATTCACGGACTGGAGATCTCCGTGAACAGCCGGGCGGTGCTCATCAACGTCTGTCCCCTGCTCTACTACTTGCCTTTCGGGGTTTTCAAGGAGCTACGGCGGGTGGAGAGAGACATAGCCGTGTTTCTGAAGAGGATTATTTCGGAGCACCGGGACACATTAGACCCCGCCCACCCGAGGGATCTCACAGATATGTACTTGATGGAGATGTTGGCCAGGCGAGCTGCCGGTGAAGAGAACAGCAGCTTCACAGAAGACTATCTCTTCTATATAATAGGAGATCTCTTCATCGCTGGCACTGACACCACTGCTAATTCTGTTTTATGGATTCTCCTCTACATGGTCTCCTATCCTGATAtccaag ACAAAGTCCAGGCAGAGATCGATGAAGTGCTGGGCATGCACCGGGGCCCATCTTTGACTGATAAGGGAAGTTTGCCTTTTACTGAATCCACCATCATGGAGGTGCAGAGACTGACGACAGCAGTTCCTCTGGCCATTCCTCACATGGCCTCTGAGACAACAG AATTCCGAGGCTACGTTATTCCCAAAGGAACCGTTCTTTTGCCCAACCTGTGGTCTGTGCATAGAGATCCCACTGTGTGGGACGACCCAGACACCTTCAGGCCGACACGCTTCTTGGACGATGAGGGAAGACTAATCAGGAAAGAGTGCTTCATGCCCTTTGGAATCG GTCGCAGGGTGTGTATGGGTGAACAACTGGCAAAGATGGAGCTCTTCCTTACGGTCACCTACTTGCTGCAGGCCTTTAAATTCAGGATCCCAGAGGGAATGCCTCTCCCACCCCTGCATGGACGATTCGGCCTGACGCTGGCGCCCTGCCCTTATACTGTGTGCGCCAGCCTTCGCCGATGA
- the hadh gene encoding hydroxyacyl-coenzyme A dehydrogenase, mitochondrial, giving the protein MSFFAHQICRRFSTSAVRNVVIKHVTVLGGGQMGAGIAQVAASAGHSVTLVDTNEDLLTKAVRGIEGSLKRVVKKKFADKPEAGDAFVRGVLQNVSTSTDAESVVQHSDLVVEAIVENLKIKRAVFGQLDKAAPARTIFASNTSSLPISEIAGATNRPDRFGGLHFFNPVPMMRLVEVIGTSATSQETFDSLLDFSKALGKTPVSCKDSPGFIVNRLLVPYLMEAIRLHERGHGSKEDIDIAMKLGAGYPMGPFELGDYVGLDTLKFVMDGWSEMDPENRLFAPSELLNKLVAEGKLGKKAGEGFYKYK; this is encoded by the exons ATGTCCTTCTTCGCCCACCAAATCTGCAGACGCTTCTCGACTTCCGCTGTCAGGAATGTTGTCATTAAACACGTAACTGTCCTCGGAGGCGGACAAATGGGCGCAGGGATCGCACAG GTTGCCGCGTCGGCTGGCCACTCTGTGACGTTGGTGGACACAAACGAAGACCTCCTTACGAAGGCTGTCAGGGGAATCGAAGGGAGTCTGAAGAGAGTGGTGAAGAAGAAGTTTGCAGACAAGCCCGAG GCAGGCGACGCGTTCGTCCGGGGCGTTCTGCAGAATGTGTCGACCTCTACGGATGCCGAGTCGGTAGTCCAGCACTCCGATCTAGTGGTGGAGGCCATCGTGGAAAATCTAAAAATCAAACGGGCTGTCTTTGGTCAGCTTGACAAAGCGGCGCCAgc ACGCACCATCTTTGCCAGCAACACATCCTCCTTGCCCATCTCTGAAATCGCCGGCGCCACCAACAGGCCGGACAGATTCGGCGGCCTTCATTTCTTCAATCCTGTCCCCATGATGAGGCTCGTGGAG GTCATTGGAACGTCGGCAACAAGCCAAGAGACTTTTGATTCCCTCTTGGACTTCAGCAAAGCACTGGGGAAAACCCCGGTGTCCTGCAAG GACAGTCCGGGATTCATTGTGAACCGCCTGCTCGTTCCGTACCTGATGGAGGCCATCCGGCTGCACGAGAGAG GTCACGGCTCTAAAGAGGACATTGATATTGCCATGAAACTTGGAGCAGGTTATCCGATGGGACCCTTTGAACTCGGAGACTACGTTGGACTTGATACCTTAAAATTCGTTATGGATG GTTGGAGTGAAATGGATCCTGAAAACCGTCTTTTCGCTCCGAGTGAACTGCTGAACAAGCTGGTCGCAGAGGGCAAGCTGGGCAAGAAGGCTGGAGAAGGATTCTACAAGTATAAGTAA